Proteins from one Fragaria vesca subsp. vesca linkage group LG6, FraVesHawaii_1.0, whole genome shotgun sequence genomic window:
- the LOC101299602 gene encoding translocon-associated protein subunit beta-like, with amino-acid sequence MAKPLIFTTLLSLLLLLITTALASSDSPFIVAHKKASLNRLKSGAERVSVSVDIYNQGSSTAYDVSLSDESWPQDLFDIVSGNTSKSWERLDAGGVISHSFELEAKTKGMFNGAPAVITFRIPTKAALQEAYSTPILPLDVLADRPPEKKLEWVKRLLAKYGSLMSVLSIVVLFVYLVATPGKSGGAKGGKKKR; translated from the exons ATGGCGAAGCCTCTCATCTTCACGACGCTGCTCTCTCTCCTCCTCCTCCTCATCACGACGGCGCTCGCCAGCTCAGACTCTCCCTTCATCGTCGCGCACAAGAAGGCCTCCCTCAACAGGCTCAAGTCCGGCGCCGAGCGCGTTTCGGTCTCTGTTGATATCTACAACCAAGGATCTTC AACTGCCTATGATGTAAGTTTGAGTGATGAGAGCTGGCCTCAGGATCTCTTTGATATTGTCAGTGGCAACACTTCCAAGTCATGGGAAAGGCTTGATGC AGGCGGCGTTATATCTCACTCTTTTGAATTGGAGGCCAAGACGAAGGGAATGTTCAATGGTGCACCAGCTGTTATTACATTTCGCATTCCCACAAAGGCTGCTCTACAG GAGGCATATTCAACCCCCATACTGCCTTTGGATGTTCTTGCTGACAGGCCTCCTGAGAAGAAACTTGAGTGG GTTAAG AGGCTGCTGGCAAAGTATGGGTCTCTGATGTCAGTGCTATCCATTGTGGTTCTGTTTGTGTACCTGGTTGCTACTCCAGGTAAATCTGGTGGTGCAAAAGGAGGCAAGAAGAAGCGCTAA
- the LOC101299886 gene encoding GEM-like protein 5-like: MNNNHQESQPPMYPSIPPPLTQQEANPFHQSHPTPAPEEINPFYQAPEAPKPQTPSITADHLEKWQPAPPPPPPPPQDVASSSSSEQVPVATPPPTFDSEDLKAKAAAEAEPEKWGTHVMGHPAVPTCHPDNKKAALWGVNADGPEKAQSFHYPYLQYQPIDNNNNNNKASSSNAPQSMLNVFNSWSHKAESMANNIWRNLKTGTSVSGAAWAKMNLQAKALTGGGFEALYKQSFATYPNEKLHKSFACYLSTSTGPVAGTLYLSNIHTAFCSDRPLSFTAPSGQVTWSYYKVMVPLANVATINPVVMRENTTEKYLQILTIDGHDFWFMGFVNYEKASKHLTQSVSTFVASGFAVQPPTYEGPAAAEYDHDHKKGPAAAEHDHDHKKGGD; this comes from the exons ATGAACAACAACCACCAAGAATCTCAACCACCTATGTACCCCTCCATTCCTCCGCCTCTCACACAACAGGAAGCAAACCCTTTTCATCAATCTCATCCCACTCCCGCCCCAGAAGAAATCAATCCATTTTATCAAGCCCCTGAAGCCCCTAAACCTCAGACCCCCTCCATCACTGCTGACCACTTAGAAAAATGGCAACCTGCTCCTCCTCCTCCTCCTCCTCCTCCTCAAGATGTTGCATCATCATCTTCATCTGAGCAAGTACCAGTAGCAACACCACCACCCACCTTTGACAGTGAAGATCTCAAAGCCAAGGCCGCGGCGGAGGCAGAGCCAGAGAAATGGGGAACTCACGTCATGGGACACCCTGCTGTCCCAACATGCCACCCGGACAACAAAAAGGCAGCTCTCTGGGGAGTTAACGCCGATGGTCCGGAAAAGGCACAGAGCTTCCACTATCCCTACCTCCAGTACCAACCCATCGATAACAACAACAACAACAACAAGGCCAGCTCCAGCAATGCCCCACAATCTATGCTCAATGTCTTCAACTCCTGGAGCCACAAGGCCGAGTCCATGGCCAACAACATCTGGCGCAACC TTAAAACTGGGACATCAGTGTCGGGAGCAGCGTGGGCGAAGATGAACCTGCAAGCCAAAGCATTAACAGGAGGTGGATTTGAGGCTCTGTACAAGCAGTCATTTGCGACTTATCCCAACGAGAAGCTCCACAAATCATTCGCCTGCTATCTCTCCACATCCACCGGACCAGTCGCCGGAACTCTTTACCTCTCCAATATTCACACCGCTTTTTGCAGCGACCGGCCTCTGTCATTCACGGCGCCTTCCGGTCAGGTGACTTGGAGCTACTACAAGGTCATGGTGCCATTGGCAAATGTTGCGACTATCAATCCAGTAGTGATGAGGGAGAATACGACGGAGAAGTACCTCCAGATTTTGACCATTGACGGCCATGATTTCTGGTTCATGGGGTTTGTTAATTATGAAAAGGCATCCAAGCATCTTACCCAGAGTGTCTCCACTTTCGTAGCGTCTGGATTTGCAGTCCAGCCTCCCACATATGAAGGGCCTGCTGCTGCTGAATATGATCATGATCACAAGAAGGGGCCTGCTGCTGCTGAACATGATCATGATCACAAGAAGGGGGGTGACTAG
- the LOC101300168 gene encoding uncharacterized protein LOC101300168, translating to MSYHQEPYPPPPPPQGYPYPQPGPPGYPSAPPYDGYPPPPPPGYPPHGYGPPPPRPPPYEGYQGYFNGGYPPPPPQYQQQHCHHDHHHYQGQDDGCISFLRGCFGALFCCCLLEECCFFF from the exons ATGAGCTACCACCAAGAACCCTACCCTCCTCCGCCGCCGCCGCAAGGCTACCCGTATCCCCAACCAGGCCCGCCGGGGTACCCCTCAGCCCCTCCGTACGACGGGTACCCGCCGCCGCCGCCTCCGGGGTATCCACCTCACGGATACGGCCCTCCACCGCCGCGTCCTCCGCCGTACGAGGGGTACCAAGGGTATTTCAACGGGGGCTACCCTCCGCCTCCGCCGCAATACCAGCAGCAGCACTGTCACCACGATCATCACCATTACCAGGGTCAGGATGACGGCTGCATCTCTTTCTTAAGAGGCTG TTTTGGTGCGCTATTCTGTTGCTGTTTGCTCGAGGAATGCTGCTTCTTTTTCTGA
- the LOC101300466 gene encoding protein AUXIN SIGNALING F-BOX 3-like has product MNYFPDEVIEHIFDFVTKQRDRNAVSLVCKSWYKIERFSRERVVIGNCYAISPERVIARFPGLKSLTLKGKPHFADFNLVPHDWGGSVDPWIDALAESRVGLEELRLKRMVVSDESLDLLSRSFLNFKSLVLVSCEGFTTDGLAAIAAHCRFLRELDLQENDIDDHRGHWLSCFPDSCTSLVSLNFACLKGEINLAALVRLVARSPNLKVLRVNRAVPLDTLQKVLMRAPQLVDLGTGSYVLEPDSESYRKLKATILKCKSIQSLSGFLEGAPHSLPAFYPICLTLTSLNLSYAPGVHGTDLIKLIRQCGRLKRLWTLDCIGDKGLGVVASTCKELQELRVFPSDPFGVGHAAVTEEGLVAISAGCPKLHSLLYFCQQMTNAALITVAKNCPNFIRFRLALLDPMKPDPVTMQPLDEGFGAIVQACKKLRRLSLSGLLTDQVFLYIGMYAEQLEMLSIAFAGDSDKGMLYVLNGCKKLRKLEIRDSPFGDGALLKDVGKYETMRSLWMSSCEVTLGGCKTLAMNMPGLNVEIINENNQMEYADNDEQKVEKMYVYRTLAGPREDKPEYVWTL; this is encoded by the exons ATGAATTATTTCCCAGACGAGGTGATAGAGCACATCTTCGACTTCGTGACGAAGCAGCGGGACCGAAACGCGGTGTCGTTGGTGTGCAAATCATGGTATAAGATAGAGAGATTTAGCAGGGAGAGAGTGGTCATTGGGAATTGCTATGCGATCAGCCCAGAGAGAGTGATCGCACGATTTCCGGGGCTCAAGTCCCTTACTTTGAAGGGAAAGCCTCACTTTGCCGACTTCAATTTGGTCCCTCATGACTGGGGAGGCTCCGTTGACCCTTGGATTGATGCCCTGGCGGAGAGCCGTGTTGGATTGGAGGAGCTCAGGCTCAAGAGAATGGTGGTCTCTGATGAAAGCCTTGACTTGCTTTCCAGGTCCTTCCTCAATTTTAAGTCCTTGGTTCTTGTTAGCTGCGAAGGCTTTACCACTGATGGCCTCGCTGCTATTGCTGCCCATTGTAG GTTTCTTAGGGAGCTGGACCTGCAGGAAAATGATATTGATGATCATAGAGGCCATTGGCTTAGTTGCTTTCCCGATAGCTGTACCTCTCTTGTGTCCCTGAATTTTGCATGCCTGAAAGGAGAAATTAATTTAGCTGCTCTTGTGAGACTTGTGGCCAGATCTCCGAACCTCAAAGTCCTGAGGGTAAACCGTGCTGTCCCTCTCGACACTCTCCAAAAGGTTCTGATGCGAGCACCTCAACTTGTTGATTTGGGCACTGGGTCTTATGTCCTAGAGCCTGATTCTGAATCCTACAGAAAACTGAAGGCTACAATTCTAAAATGTAAATCGATCCAGAGTTTGTCAGGGTTTTTAGAGGGTGCTCCTCATTCTCTCCCAGCGTTTTACCCTATATGCTTGACCCTGACATCCTTGAACCTAAGCTATGCTCCTGGAGTTCATGGTACTGATCTCATAAAGTTAATTCGCCAGTGTGGGAGGCTTAAGCGTTTATGG ACACTTGATTGTATTGGAGACAAAGGACTAGGAGTTGTTGCTTCAACTTGTAAAGAACTGCAGGAATTGAGAGTTTTTCCCTCTGATCCATTTGGAGTTGGGCATGCCGCTGTTACAGAAGAAGGCCTTGTTGCCATATCTGCTGGCTGCCCAAAGCTTCATTCATTGCTTTACTTCTGCCAGCAGATGACCAATGCTGCTCTCATAACTGTTGCCAAGAATTGCCCTAATTTCATACGGTTCAGGTTGGCACTCCTTGACCCCATGAAACCCGACCCTGTTACCATGCAGCCACTAGATGAAGGTTTTGGGGCAATTGTTCAGGCATGCAAAAAGCTTAGGCGGTTGTCACTCTCTGGCCTTTTGACCGACCAAGTTTTCCTTTACATTGGGATGTATGCCGAGCAGCTTGAAATGCTTTCTATTGCATTTGCTGGGGATAGCGACAAGGGTATGCTTTATGTGTTGAACGGATGCAAGAAGCTAAGGAAGCTCGAGATTAGGGACAGCCCCTTCGGTGACGGGGCACTTCTGAAGGACGTGGGGAAGTATGAAACAATGCGATCCCTTTGGATGTCGTCCTGTGAAGTTACTCTTGGAGGCTGCAAGACTCTTGCAATGAACATGCCGGGCCTTAATGTGGAGATCATAAATGAGAATAATCAGATGGAATATGCTGATAATGATGAGCAAAAGGTGGAGAAGATGTATGTCTACCGCACATTAGCAGGGCCGAGGGAGGATAAGCCAGAGTATGTGTGGACTCTGTAG